One stretch of Marinitoga sp. 1197 DNA includes these proteins:
- a CDS encoding AAA family ATPase, which translates to MFLDFLYNINLTRDQKNAANQLDKFLYNTEDFLIIQGSAGTGKTFLISKFAGYLKRKNKNFIFLAPTGRAANIISQKSSFNAKTVHSEIYDFMYEKVSVENNEFKVFFEIKNYQIKDTIFIIDESSMISDIDIFNENLVFGSGKLLSDLITYVFRIGYNNKIIFLGDENQLPPIGSKISPALNKYYIENNFDLKGDKIYLEDIIRQKEDSYILKNANKLKEKIKAKDFLEIKFDYSDDFIEKTNFLETYDYFNLAKNIIICSTNKIALEYNKKIRKNYGYKEILEVGDILINTKNSKYFNKPIFNGEFFKVKEIYNHIKDFVYIKNEKAIPVEFHDVILENIENKENIDCRIFSNSLFSEKTDIDDLSYQALYVYAIKEIKENFDIYFEEELLEKIKGNRTFNALHVKYGYAVTAHKAQGGEWDNVFIDAKYYGNYKSKEYFKWLYTSITRAKKIVFIKNIPIKSTIFENVEVNYNFTIKNNIKISYNLIFPDSNLKKVYNEFLNIVSRKDFQIIGNQHFQYQEIYFLKKDKDYLKVQLYYNKNFEVTKIKVMESTSAEKIQEFLSLFSKNQIKAERKIKDNKDNNRCIKAYVDGSYDNTLKRYGAGIVIIKKDSNIEEYYTYGEKYLKYRNVAGEIIATLLLFEYAKNENIKCLEIYYDYSGIANWALGLWKTNTELTKFYKEKFEYYKKYIDINFKKVQAHSGDKFNNLADELAKKAVFEKKKFIKYDINF; encoded by the coding sequence ATGTTTTTAGATTTTTTATATAATATAAACCTAACAAGAGATCAAAAAAATGCTGCAAATCAATTGGATAAATTTTTATATAATACAGAAGATTTTTTAATAATCCAGGGTAGTGCTGGAACAGGAAAAACATTTTTAATTTCGAAATTTGCTGGATATTTAAAAAGAAAAAATAAAAATTTTATTTTCCTTGCACCAACTGGAAGAGCAGCAAACATAATATCTCAAAAATCTTCATTTAATGCAAAAACAGTTCACAGCGAAATTTATGATTTTATGTATGAAAAAGTAAGTGTGGAAAATAATGAATTTAAAGTTTTTTTTGAAATTAAAAATTATCAAATAAAAGATACCATTTTTATTATTGATGAAAGTTCTATGATTTCTGATATAGACATATTTAATGAAAATTTAGTTTTTGGTAGTGGAAAATTATTATCTGACTTAATTACATATGTTTTTAGAATAGGATATAACAATAAAATTATTTTCCTTGGTGATGAAAACCAATTGCCACCAATTGGTTCAAAAATATCTCCAGCATTGAATAAATATTATATTGAAAATAATTTTGATTTAAAAGGTGATAAAATATATCTTGAAGATATCATAAGACAAAAAGAAGATAGTTATATATTAAAGAATGCAAATAAACTTAAGGAAAAAATAAAAGCAAAAGATTTTCTTGAAATAAAATTTGATTATTCCGATGATTTTATTGAAAAAACTAACTTTCTTGAAACATATGATTATTTTAATCTAGCAAAAAATATAATTATTTGTTCAACGAACAAAATTGCATTGGAATATAATAAAAAAATACGAAAAAACTATGGATACAAAGAAATTTTAGAAGTAGGAGATATTCTGATTAATACTAAAAATTCAAAGTATTTTAATAAACCTATATTTAATGGGGAATTTTTTAAAGTAAAAGAGATATATAATCATATTAAAGATTTTGTATATATAAAAAATGAAAAAGCTATTCCAGTAGAATTTCATGATGTTATACTTGAAAATATAGAAAATAAAGAAAACATAGATTGTAGAATTTTTTCAAATTCCTTATTTTCTGAAAAAACAGATATAGATGATTTATCTTATCAGGCATTATATGTTTATGCAATTAAAGAAATTAAAGAAAATTTTGATATATATTTTGAAGAAGAATTATTAGAAAAAATAAAGGGAAATAGAACATTTAATGCATTACATGTAAAATACGGATATGCCGTTACAGCTCACAAAGCACAAGGTGGAGAATGGGATAATGTATTTATTGATGCAAAATATTACGGTAATTATAAATCGAAAGAGTATTTTAAATGGTTATATACATCAATAACAAGAGCAAAAAAAATTGTATTTATTAAAAACATACCAATAAAATCAACAATATTTGAAAATGTAGAAGTAAATTATAATTTTACTATAAAAAATAATATCAAAATATCATATAATTTAATTTTTCCGGATAGCAACTTAAAAAAAGTATATAATGAATTTTTGAATATTGTATCCAGAAAAGATTTTCAGATTATAGGTAATCAGCATTTTCAATATCAGGAAATATATTTTCTTAAAAAAGATAAAGATTATCTAAAAGTTCAGCTATACTATAATAAAAATTTTGAAGTAACAAAAATCAAAGTTATGGAAAGCACATCTGCAGAAAAAATACAGGAATTTTTGTCTTTATTTTCAAAAAATCAAATAAAAGCAGAAAGAAAAATTAAAGATAATAAAGATAATAATAGATGTATAAAAGCTTATGTGGATGGAAGCTATGATAATACATTAAAAAGATATGGTGCTGGTATAGTTATTATTAAGAAAGATAGCAATATAGAAGAATATTATACATATGGAGAAAAATATTTAAAATATAGAAATGTTGCTGGTGAAATAATAGCAACATTATTATTATTTGAATATGCAAAAAATGAAAATATAAAATGTCTGGAAATATATTATGATTATTCAGGAATAGCAAATTGGGCTCTTGGATTATGGAAAACAAATACAGAATTAACGAAATTTTATAAAGAAAAATTTGAATATTATAAAAAATATATCGATATTAATTTTAAAAAAGTTCAGGCTCACTCAGGAGATAAATTCAATAATTTAGCAGATGAGCTTGCTAAAAAAGCAGTTTTTGAAAAAAAGAAATTTATAAAATATGATATAAACTTTTGA
- a CDS encoding energy-coupling factor transporter transmembrane component T family protein, producing the protein MFAENIAIGRYVEKNSIMHSLDPRAKLIGLFFLAGFAFTINSFYDVTLMSFYTLLLMLLSKIELKMYGKSIKSMWMLILFAFIVQLFNYDGNVIYQLWFIKITDKGLANASIITFRLFFAIMLSSVLTLTTSPTSLANAMEDVLIWFRVKRSFAHELSMVMTIAIRFIPVMASEAERIFKAQMSRGANFDSRKISGRLKGLVAIIIPLLVSALRRADELSIAMEARCYNGWEGRTRYKEFQWSFKDTVFFISFVSLGIIMIII; encoded by the coding sequence ATGTTTGCAGAAAATATTGCTATAGGTCGATATGTTGAAAAAAACTCTATTATGCACTCTTTAGATCCAAGAGCCAAATTAATAGGATTATTCTTTTTAGCAGGCTTTGCATTTACAATAAATAGTTTTTATGATGTTACTTTAATGTCTTTTTATACCTTATTGCTTATGTTATTATCAAAAATTGAATTAAAAATGTACGGAAAATCCATAAAATCCATGTGGATGCTTATACTTTTTGCATTTATAGTACAACTATTCAATTATGATGGTAATGTAATTTATCAATTATGGTTTATAAAAATTACAGATAAAGGATTAGCAAATGCTTCAATTATTACATTTAGACTGTTTTTTGCTATTATGTTATCCTCGGTTTTAACCTTGACAACATCTCCAACATCTCTTGCAAATGCTATGGAAGATGTGTTAATTTGGTTTAGAGTTAAAAGATCTTTTGCTCATGAATTATCTATGGTTATGACTATTGCTATAAGATTTATACCAGTTATGGCCAGTGAAGCAGAAAGAATTTTTAAGGCACAGATGAGTAGAGGAGCTAATTTTGATTCGAGAAAAATATCTGGAAGGTTAAAAGGTTTGGTTGCTATAATAATTCCTTTGCTCGTTTCTGCATTAAGAAGAGCTGATGAACTGAGTATTGCAATGGAAGCTCGTTGTTATAATGGCTGGGAAGGGCGAACTCGATATAAAGAATTTCAATGGTCGTTCAAAGATACAGTATTCTTTATATCATTTGTTAGTCTTGGAATTATAATGATTATAATATAA
- a CDS encoding nucleoside hydrolase, producing MKKKIILDCDPGHDDAVAILLAGIAEEIELLGIVAVAGNSYLKNTLRNALILTEMANLNVPVFKGSDKPLLRKQIVAPDIHGESGLEGANLPEPSKMPENKNYLEYMAETISNNPDEITLVAVGPLTNIAKFALNYPDLVPLVKELIIMGGGIEFGNVTPRAEFNIYADPEAAQIVFNAGFNLTVFPLDVTHKAKIYMGEIKEIQKMSSEIVSKMGILLEFFHQTYYDVFKIKGAPLHDPCTIAYLINPDIFDFEEYYAQVETKGELTYGETVVDYWHLKEPNSKWALDINREKFIKLLFENLKKYN from the coding sequence ATGAAAAAAAAGATAATACTTGATTGTGATCCTGGACATGATGATGCTGTAGCTATTTTATTGGCAGGTATTGCAGAAGAAATAGAATTACTTGGAATAGTTGCTGTAGCTGGAAATTCATATTTGAAAAATACTCTAAGAAATGCCTTAATATTAACTGAAATGGCTAATTTAAATGTCCCTGTTTTTAAAGGATCAGATAAACCACTTTTAAGAAAACAAATTGTTGCTCCAGATATACATGGTGAAAGTGGATTAGAAGGAGCCAATTTACCAGAACCATCCAAAATGCCAGAAAATAAAAATTATCTGGAATATATGGCTGAAACTATATCAAATAATCCTGATGAAATTACTTTAGTCGCAGTTGGTCCGTTAACAAATATAGCAAAATTTGCTTTAAATTATCCAGATTTAGTACCTCTGGTAAAAGAATTAATAATTATGGGTGGCGGAATAGAATTTGGAAATGTTACACCAAGAGCTGAGTTTAATATATATGCCGATCCAGAAGCTGCTCAAATAGTGTTTAATGCAGGTTTTAATCTAACAGTATTTCCTCTTGATGTAACTCATAAAGCGAAAATATATATGGGTGAAATAAAAGAGATTCAAAAAATGTCATCTGAAATAGTCTCAAAAATGGGAATTTTATTGGAATTTTTTCATCAAACGTATTATGATGTATTTAAAATAAAAGGTGCACCTTTGCATGATCCATGTACTATTGCATATTTAATTAATCCTGATATATTTGACTTTGAAGAATATTATGCGCAGGTCGAAACTAAAGGAGAATTAACATATGGAGAGACCGTTGTTGATTATTGGCATTTAAAAGAACCAAACTCTAAATGGGCACTGGATATAAATAGAGAAAAATTTATTAAATTATTGTTTGAAAATTTAAAAAAATATAATTAA
- a CDS encoding fibronectin type III domain-containing protein: MAKDGNNTYESPIWSFKTRNFNNGEQIWISLIEKSKKLLYFNNTLFNLYTNVIEAYDDDKKLIYTINDEYLDISIDNKYIYLLSKNKIKLYNIKEGLYEKSIEISQNYEKIKTINNYILLYSKNLLEIYRNFEKVINLNFDEKIKNIYPFKNAIVINTTNRILIINYSGKILKDFKLSANILDLNEYYMLLRISNILYLFSYNNQMIKISENFRNAFLHNGKIYIIKNTEVIIQDIKNLNKKIVLNIDNPDHILLTKNGLIVFGNDILYSTDLNGNIIWKKFFKNMKIMDIVVTNHNSFIFTIIDETGNKIVEIFDSDIQQMEKKDNEFISFKIIKDNFNINNNIQSALPTPVIINPQFDKKIQDFTVSLKWTLPEYESTTVTFEIQLKEISSGLLKNKKISNIKHNELVISLEPNTKYIWRVTAKDKKQIKTSDWSSFSTDSLNFVIKRIKLPENQMISRFKLKDNIIYFTGYTINSNKVLELLYGSIMTNFSNLRAWNFGNSHDKYATAIDLTNDNNIIIGGFSSEKDLRGDMLLYSISPEGNINWDVVTGSSKRDSINDLYFDNGYIYTLGTVGTDNMVTNIQFSKFNKKGFRIWTRDFGGDEFEFGSKLKRIDKYSFLLLSSTNSFGDGGYDYYIIKTNELGKKIWDLTSGTPKNDMASDLILVSKNEYIIIGTSFQDTLQPFITKIDGNGFKIYEKKIPFTNDVNLITSKINGSYFYSIGWYREKNTLKRKGIILKFDLSGNLKWAKTFQINSQDTIFTDLTIKDDKIFISGVSEYPQPNKRDIFLIQTTENYIINNFKSAK, translated from the coding sequence GTGGCAAAAGATGGAAATAATACATATGAAAGTCCTATCTGGTCATTTAAAACACGCAATTTCAATAATGGTGAACAAATCTGGATATCGCTAATAGAAAAAAGCAAAAAGCTTTTATATTTTAATAATACACTTTTTAATTTATACACAAATGTTATCGAAGCTTATGATGATGATAAAAAATTGATTTATACAATTAATGATGAATATCTTGACATATCGATAGATAATAAATATATATATTTATTATCAAAGAATAAAATAAAATTGTATAATATAAAAGAAGGTTTATATGAAAAATCCATAGAAATTTCTCAAAACTATGAAAAAATAAAAACTATAAATAATTATATTCTTCTTTATTCAAAAAATTTGCTTGAAATATATAGGAATTTTGAAAAAGTAATCAATTTGAATTTTGACGAAAAAATCAAAAACATATATCCTTTTAAAAATGCAATAGTCATAAATACAACAAACAGAATTTTAATAATAAACTATTCTGGAAAAATTTTGAAAGATTTTAAATTATCTGCTAATATTCTTGATTTAAACGAATACTACATGTTATTAAGAATAAGTAATATCTTATACCTGTTTTCCTATAATAATCAAATGATAAAGATTTCTGAAAATTTTAGAAATGCCTTCCTCCACAATGGAAAAATTTATATAATAAAAAATACTGAGGTTATTATTCAGGATATTAAAAATTTAAATAAAAAAATTGTGTTGAATATAGATAATCCCGACCATATATTATTGACAAAAAACGGATTAATAGTTTTTGGAAACGATATATTATATTCCACTGACTTAAATGGAAATATAATATGGAAGAAGTTTTTTAAAAATATGAAAATTATGGATATTGTAGTAACAAACCATAATTCCTTTATTTTTACAATAATTGATGAAACTGGAAATAAAATAGTAGAAATTTTTGATAGCGATATTCAACAAATGGAAAAAAAAGATAATGAATTTATATCTTTTAAAATTATAAAAGATAATTTTAATATTAATAATAATATACAATCTGCATTACCAACCCCTGTAATAATAAATCCACAATTTGATAAAAAAATACAGGATTTTACCGTTTCTTTAAAATGGACATTACCAGAATATGAAAGTACAACAGTTACATTTGAAATTCAGTTAAAAGAAATAAGCAGTGGTTTGTTAAAAAACAAAAAGATAAGCAATATAAAACATAATGAATTAGTTATATCCTTAGAGCCGAATACTAAATATATATGGAGAGTTACTGCAAAAGATAAAAAACAAATAAAAACTTCTGATTGGTCCTCATTTTCAACCGACTCACTTAATTTCGTGATAAAACGAATAAAATTACCTGAAAATCAGATGATTTCAAGATTTAAGTTAAAAGATAATATAATATATTTTACAGGTTATACTATAAATTCAAATAAAGTTTTAGAGTTATTATATGGTTCTATCATGACAAATTTTTCAAATTTGCGTGCCTGGAATTTTGGAAACAGCCATGATAAATATGCTACAGCTATAGATTTAACAAATGATAATAATATTATAATTGGTGGATTTTCATCTGAAAAGGATTTGAGGGGTGACATGCTATTATATTCTATTTCACCAGAGGGAAACATAAACTGGGATGTAGTAACTGGTAGCTCAAAAAGAGATTCCATTAACGATTTATATTTTGATAATGGATATATATATACACTTGGAACCGTTGGAACTGATAATATGGTTACAAATATACAATTTTCAAAATTTAACAAAAAAGGATTTAGAATTTGGACAAGGGACTTTGGAGGAGATGAATTTGAATTCGGAAGTAAATTAAAAAGAATAGATAAATATTCATTTCTTTTACTATCAAGTACCAACTCCTTTGGTGATGGCGGATATGACTATTATATAATAAAAACAAATGAATTAGGAAAAAAAATATGGGATTTGACAAGCGGAACACCTAAAAACGATATGGCTTCGGATCTAATTTTAGTATCTAAAAACGAATATATTATTATTGGAACATCTTTTCAGGATACTTTACAACCATTTATAACCAAAATTGATGGAAATGGATTCAAAATTTATGAAAAGAAAATACCTTTTACGAATGATGTCAATTTAATAACTTCAAAAATAAACGGTAGTTATTTTTATTCAATTGGATGGTATAGAGAAAAAAACACCTTAAAAAGAAAGGGTATAATATTAAAATTTGACCTATCTGGTAATTTAAAATGGGCAAAAACTTTTCAGATAAATTCTCAGGACACAATATTTACAGATTTAACAATAAAAGATGATAAAATTTTTATTTCAGGAGTTTCTGAATATCCACAACCTAACAAAAGAGATATCTTTTTAATACAAACCACTGAAAATTATATAATTAATAATTTTAAAAGTGCAAAATAA
- a CDS encoding tetratricopeptide repeat protein, whose protein sequence is MGLKYAIVYLDLKPEYAKLYNLPVKMPILVDDMKNITDKNKLPLNVILRGLEAQYEISKDEYYKSYLVYFYYEAFKDALNKNDFENANLYLNKAKKFGGEDYRFNFYRSLLLKKSEQDELAELELKESIVKNPNFYLGHFELGNLMFERKIYEEALEAYKNALELNPEFIIPRLKIADIYIENGLFSEAIEELNTILKKDPEFSAAYVRLGILFNQLQRFEDAMKIQEKGLKKDPENYELLYNIAYTYAKLGRHIEATKKLEKAANIYEEDFILHELSISYRNIGEYIKAYETAKKALEIAKEENKNLILLLLVKLSAIIGDIESTKKYYEMLKNTEFEISAKTFYMFSLLSNDEIDIAKKISIELNNYGMYGNMPLIIDNIDSYLDYLENIADKNYVESLINSFDEYGEIDKLGLYRNLKKNNIEIMNLIKEDPNEDIDGIELLLNAYLLSGIDYGLSERISTLLTKYIWKDGKGILISRFLLRFYQDRAFGNFSSLDVFVNDIIEEMKDLHFELARFISDYELNLIDFDTLLEYYLNTFEDIIKIILSYMHIKPSIAEIENVHFEDIKVKTLLLWAAKLDGLITFLK, encoded by the coding sequence ATGGGATTAAAATACGCTATTGTCTATTTAGATTTAAAACCAGAATATGCAAAATTATATAATTTGCCTGTAAAAATGCCAATATTAGTAGATGATATGAAAAACATTACAGATAAAAACAAATTACCTCTTAACGTTATTTTAAGAGGATTAGAAGCACAATATGAAATTTCAAAAGATGAATATTATAAAAGTTATCTCGTATATTTTTATTATGAGGCATTTAAAGATGCTTTAAACAAAAATGATTTTGAAAATGCAAACTTATATTTAAATAAAGCAAAGAAATTTGGTGGAGAAGATTATAGATTTAATTTCTATAGATCACTTTTGCTAAAAAAAAGCGAACAAGATGAGTTAGCAGAATTGGAATTAAAAGAATCTATAGTAAAAAATCCAAATTTTTATCTCGGTCATTTTGAACTGGGAAATTTAATGTTTGAAAGAAAAATTTACGAAGAAGCTCTTGAAGCTTATAAAAATGCTTTAGAATTAAATCCTGAATTCATTATTCCTCGTTTAAAAATTGCTGATATATATATTGAAAATGGATTATTTTCTGAAGCAATAGAGGAACTTAATACTATATTAAAAAAAGATCCTGAATTTTCCGCTGCTTATGTAAGATTAGGAATATTATTTAATCAACTACAAAGATTTGAAGATGCTATGAAAATACAGGAAAAAGGCTTGAAAAAAGACCCTGAAAATTATGAATTGCTATATAACATTGCTTATACATATGCAAAACTCGGAAGACATATAGAAGCAACCAAAAAATTAGAAAAGGCTGCAAATATTTACGAAGAAGATTTTATACTTCATGAATTATCTATATCTTATAGAAATATTGGTGAATATATAAAAGCTTATGAAACAGCAAAAAAAGCTTTAGAAATCGCTAAAGAAGAGAATAAAAATCTAATTCTATTATTATTGGTAAAATTATCTGCTATTATTGGAGATATTGAAAGTACCAAAAAATATTATGAAATGTTAAAAAATACAGAATTTGAAATATCTGCAAAAACATTTTATATGTTTTCACTTTTATCCAATGATGAAATAGACATTGCAAAAAAGATATCTATTGAATTAAATAATTATGGAATGTATGGAAATATGCCTTTAATAATAGATAATATTGATTCTTATCTTGATTATTTAGAAAATATTGCTGATAAAAATTATGTGGAATCTTTGATAAATTCTTTTGATGAATATGGTGAAATTGATAAATTAGGATTATACAGAAATTTAAAGAAAAATAATATAGAGATAATGAATCTTATAAAAGAGGATCCAAATGAGGATATTGATGGTATTGAATTATTATTAAATGCCTATTTATTAAGTGGTATAGATTATGGACTTTCCGAAAGAATATCAACACTTTTAACAAAATATATATGGAAAGATGGAAAAGGAATATTGATTTCACGCTTTTTATTGAGATTTTATCAGGATAGAGCATTTGGTAATTTCAGCAGTTTAGATGTTTTTGTTAATGACATAATAGAAGAAATGAAAGATTTACACTTTGAACTAGCTCGGTTCATTTCTGATTATGAATTAAACCTCATAGACTTCGATACGCTCTTAGAGTATTATTTAAACACATTTGAGGATATTATAAAAATAATTTTATCTTATATGCACATAAAACCTTCTATAGCTGAAATTGAAAATGTACATTTTGAAGATATAAAGGTTAAAACATTGCTTTTATGGGCTGCAAAACTTGATGGATTAATAACATTTTTAAAATAA
- a CDS encoding EscU/YscU/HrcU family type III secretion system export apparatus switch protein translates to MDKKVVAIKYEEFKDEVPTVIAKGIGKIADKIIEIAKENNIPILKNTKTVNELYSLDIPSDIPEEMYFIVAKIIAYVMELNEKREEKSWD, encoded by the coding sequence ATGGATAAAAAAGTTGTGGCTATAAAATATGAAGAATTTAAAGATGAGGTTCCAACTGTAATTGCCAAAGGTATAGGAAAAATCGCTGATAAAATCATTGAAATTGCCAAAGAAAATAATATACCTATACTGAAAAATACAAAAACTGTAAATGAATTGTATAGCCTTGATATACCTTCAGACATTCCTGAAGAAATGTATTTTATTGTTGCTAAAATAATTGCATATGTTATGGAACTCAATGAAAAAAGGGAGGAAAAATCATGGGATTAA